One region of Armigeres subalbatus isolate Guangzhou_Male chromosome 3, GZ_Asu_2, whole genome shotgun sequence genomic DNA includes:
- the LOC134223453 gene encoding uncharacterized protein LOC134223453 has translation MGISAAGAISPLLYEQQDASAVGVSSGVLKPTIDLQPQFANTPFFSPDDLSHLLAKSDVGQAIIQNSLKGPLSKDSKKELAGIIANHHLSCHSAGNNVALCRLPKAVLENYVNCVKLRFPAENNDMLMYYIPATPPERKNPGGSIYQAYKRLKSVKRDRERRELQHTAKLVAKENNANPHEAEQSEANRWLALNNAPWDTVMKMWKMTETCRFEDTKTLKPVEIIAKYRHYAAPLGYQLIDQDYNSLGFVEGIHKWTELVKKLKPYFILKVHDQFSAAILEYMSHDGATEDTLVCCTLMLLNCCVKPCKINKNIRPTILSAQEDTLLFAENLESGVDNIRKLLETYAAQGVAAHPKILAIGSSYRKITGEFHVIFNRVQYKVDSAARAVDIVIKMCSVMNQPFSKVSKLVWYTIEEVLYDIRAPAQYKEIESIKKLLK, from the exons ATGGGAATTTCAGCTGCTGGTGCAATAAGCCCGCTATTATATGAGCAACAAGATGCATCGGCCGTTGGG GTTTCCTCAGGTGTCCTTAAGCCAACAATCGATCTCCAACCTCAGTTTGCCAACACTCCATTTTTTTCACCAGACGATCTGAGTCATCTACTGGCCAAATCGGATGTCGGACAAGCCATTATCCAGAACAGCTTGAAAGGACCGTTATCGAAGGATAGCAAGAAGGAATTAGCTGGCATCATAGCAAATCACCATCTTTCCTGTCACTCTGCTGGGAATAACGTAGCATTATGTCGGCTACCGAAGGCGGTGCTTGAGAACTACGTGAATTGTGTGAAGCTGCGATTCCCAGCCGAGAACAATGATATG CTAATGTACTACATCCCGGCTACGCCTCCGGAGAGAAAGAATCCAGGAGGATCGATATATCAGGCTTATAAGCGTCTGAAAAGCGTGAAACGTGATCGAGAGCGACGAGAACTTCAGCATACGGCAAAACTAGTTGCTAAAGAAAACAACGCTAACCCTCATGAAGCTGAACAGTCTGAAGCAAACAGGTGGCTTGCTCTCAATAATGCCCCTTGGGACACAGTgatgaaaatgtggaaaatgaCAGAAACATGTCGATTTGAAGATACAAAGACGCTGAAACCTGTTGAGATTATTGCGAAGTATCGTCATTACGCAGCTCCACTTGGATATCAATTG ATTGATCAAGACTACAATTCGCTTGGAtttgtcgaaggaattcataaatggACAGAACTGGTGAAGAAATTAAAACCGTACTTTATTCTCAAAGTACATGACCAGTTCTCCGCCGCTATACTTGAATACATGAGTCACGATGGAGCTACTGAAG ACACACTTGTATGTTGTACGCTGATGCTACTGAACTGCTGTGTGAAACCATGTAAGATCAACAAAAATATTCGGCCAACGATTCTCTCTGCTCAAGAAGATACATTGTTGTTTGCCGAAAACCTGGAAAGTGGCGTGGACAATATCCGTAAACTTCTCGAAACGTATGCAGCACAAGGAGTTGCTGCTCACCCAAAAATTTTGGCAATTGGTTCTAGTTACAGAAAGATTACTGGAGAGTTCCATGTGATATTTAATCGTGTTCAGTACAAAGTTGATTCAGCTGCTCGTGCGGTAGATATTGTGATTAAGATGTGCAGTGTTATGAACCAACCATTTTCTAAGGTTTCAAAACTCGTGTGGTACACTATTGAGGAAGTCCTGTATGATATTCGTGCACCCGCTCAATACAAAGAAATCGAATCCATCAAAAAACTTCTGAAATGA
- the LOC134227856 gene encoding uncharacterized protein LOC134227856, translating to MTSVHPLRIFDEKFNYIYKICLQISLPPDVAFTLCDKNFPAESFGTLTVSEWEAVLAGTVLSGTGQEVFRRISQWKTDQAIGPNESCIPPLEPSMYMFQLEPSDIQPDEPSDIQQFSGTMNTPCIESNDADPRKLSEKTGGDNCPTGVFFTHYAIFKNCGMGKNYAF from the exons ATGACATCCGTTCATCCATTGCGGATTTTCGATGAGAAATTCAACTATATCTACAAAATCTGCTTGCAGATCAGCTTACCGCCGGACGTTGCTTTCACATTATGTG atAAAAATTTCCCGGCCGAGAGTTTTGGTACGCTTACTGTATCAGAGTGGGAAGCAGTGTTAGCTGGTACCGTGTTGAGTGGGACTGGACAGGAGGTGTTTCGACGAATTTCTCAATGGAAAACTGATCAG GCAATTGGTCCGAATGAGAGCTGCATTCCACCGTTGGAACCGAGTATGTACATGTTTCAGCTTGAACCCTCAGACATACAGCCAGATGAACCCTCAGACATACAGCAATTCTCCGGTACCATGAATACCCCGTGCATCGAATCCAATGATGCGGATCCGAGAAAACTGTCCGAGAAGACTGGCGGTGATAATTGCCCCACAG GAGTATTTTTTACCCATTACgcgattttcaaaaattgtggaATGGGTAAAAATTATgcattttaa